From Coccinella septempunctata chromosome 4, icCocSept1.1, whole genome shotgun sequence, a single genomic window includes:
- the LOC123311633 gene encoding zinc finger BED domain-containing protein 4-like: MSQKNFIWQFFEKCPSDASKAICKECNKLFSLGSSEPKRQKIHGLKLHLSKFHETEHRQYLKRQSEIKEHALENKLRRSDSVNSVFSTNSDSGSKLVQTTIPNIVQAQASKTSKWPDHHDISRRIDKAIMDLIIVDMLPYTLVESEAFRRLNFTDPHGLQKYNFKSEKYFRTSLMPQTYEKVSKKVQDLIDQCDWISGTCDIWTNPPKTCSLLSLTGHFIVGPKRLKVILGAQVLENDHTGLYIEEKLREMINEWKINDKLFLLLRDNARNMVSAMRGQYESLGCMSHTLQLVVKDALFSDEEHERVIKTCRQIVGHFKRSEQASRKLNECQKQCGLPIHSMIQDIEVRWNSTYNMLERLLEQKTAINLYSLEHGRIENLSTSDWELIKNLTDVLKFFYEATLDLSFDSACISVVIPLISLLNRKLQTRSENESEDMRNMKTRLHESMNQRFAYIKGHPALITSTLLDPRFKNLYLNSDEVDIATKEIKNHLKMYTDDISETISEDPQPSCSSSIASSEKGEGLWDAHDKSSCRSLETSEMDDGDRLSNVKRLMQAYLSEPRLQRNADIYSYRNSSPFVSLRKAALKFLSAPPTSVSSEQLFSAAGQIYSDRRSNLRGENVDKLLFLTYNIRLFNYEY; encoded by the coding sequence atgtcgcaaaaaaatttcatttggcAATTTTTCGAGAAATGTCCATCAGATGCGTCCAAGGCTATATGCAAAGAGtgcaataaattattttctctagGAAGTTCAGAGCCTAAAAGGCAAAAAATTCATGGCTTGAAGCTAcacttgtcgaaatttcatgaaacagAACATAGGCAATATTTGAAACGGCAATCTGAAATCAAAGAGCACGCATTAGAGAATAAATTAAGACGATCCGATTCAGTAAACTCTGTGTTCAGCACCAATAGTGATAGTGGAAGCAAACTGGTGCAGACCACAATTCCCAATATAGTTCAGGCGCAGGCTTCAAAAACATCAAAGTGGCCGGATCATCATGATATCTCGCGCAGAATTGATAAAGCTATCATGGACTTGATTATAGTTGATATGCTGCCATATACTTTAGTAGAAAGTGAGGCATTTAGAAGACTTAATTTCACAGATCCGCATGGCCTTCAAAAGTACAATTTTaagtctgaaaaatatttcagaacaTCTTTGATGCCACAAACTTATGAAAAGGTATCAAAAAAAGTACAAGATTTGATTGACCAATGTGACTGGATCAGTGGCACTTGCGATATATGGACAAATCCTCCTAAAACATGCTCGCTCCTTAGCCTAACTGGCCATTTCATTGTAGGGCCAAAACGCCTTAAAGTTATACTAGGTGCACAAGTACTAGAAAATGACCACACCGGATTGTACATTGAAGAAAAATTGCGAGAAATGATTAATGAATGGAAAATTAATGATAAACTATTTCTTCTTTTACGTGACAATGCAAGAAATATGGTTAGTGCTATGCGTGGTCAATATGAATCTTTAGGGTGTATGTCGCACACATTACAGTTGGTGGTTAAGGATGCATTATTTTCAGATGAAGAGCATGAAAGAGTCATTAAAACTTGCCGACAAATTGTAGGCCATTTCAAACGAAGTGAGCAGGCTTCTAGAAAGTTGAATGAATGTCAGAAACAATGCGGCTTGCCAATACATTCTATGATTCAAGATATCGAAGTGAGATGGAATAGTACCTACAACATGTTAGAGAGATTGTTGGAACAAAAAACTGCCATAAATTTATACAGCTTGGAACACGGTCGTATTGAAAATCTTTCTACTTCTGACTGGGAACTGATAAAGAATCTCACTGATgttcttaaatttttttatgaagctACACTCGATCTATCATTTGATAGCGCATGCATATCTGTTGTTATTCCATTGATATCATTATTGAATAGAAAGCTTCAAACCAGAAGTGAAAATGAAAGTGAAGATATGAGGAACATGAAAACACGATTGCATGAATCCATGAATCAACGATTTGCATATATCAAAGGACATCCTGCTCTCATTACCTCAACATTATTGGACCCTAGattcaaaaatttatatcttaacTCAGATGAAGTTGATATTGCCACAAAAGAAATAAAGAACCATTTGAAGATGTACACGGATGATATAAGCGAAACGATAAGTGAAGACCCACAGCCATCGTGTTCATCTAGCATCGCGTCCTCTGAAAAAGGAGAAGGGCTATGGGATGCTCATGACAAATCTTCATGTCGCTCATTAGAAACTTCTGAGATGGATGATGGTGATCGCTTATCAAACGTTAAAAGACTTATGCAAGCATATTTGTCAGAACCAAGATTGCAGAGAAACGCTGACATATATTCGTACCGGAATTCTAGTCCATTTGTGTCCTTAAGAAAGGCTGCGCTCAAATTCTTATCGGCTCCACCGACGAGTGTGTCCAGTGAACAATTGTTTAGTGCTGCTGGTCAGATATACTCGGACAGAAGAAGTAATCTGCGAGGCGAAAATGTTGATAAACTATTGTTTCTTACCTATAATATTCGATtattcaattatgaatactga